The following proteins are co-located in the Sphingomonas panacis genome:
- a CDS encoding SAM-dependent methyltransferase, with product MALIDLFLAARVQRGQLTVHHADGKTKTFGTPTPGFPEVTIRFTDKGAAAAILRDPGLGAGEAYMQGRLVVERGDVRDLVNLLTSNDPWEAGANKLAASASRRAVEAVTHRIGRINMAKRSKRNVAHHYDLSDRLYDLFLDADRQYSCAYYTDPANTLEQAQADKKAHIAAKLALKPGMKVLDIGCGWGGMALYLHAKTGAEVLGVTLSEEQLKVARRRAEEAGVADKVRFELIDYRHVTGTFDRIVSVGMFEHVGPAHYRTFFRQCRDLLTEDGVMLLHTIGRAGGPGVTDRWTTKYIFPGGYNPALSEIVAANEGLRFMVTDVEVLRLHYGYTLDAWYDRTVAARDAIVALYDAPFYRMWQFYLAGASAAFQYGGLVNYQLQFARNRHTLPITRDYMIEGERALR from the coding sequence CCAACTCACCGTCCACCACGCCGACGGCAAGACCAAGACCTTCGGTACGCCAACGCCCGGCTTCCCCGAGGTGACGATCCGTTTCACCGACAAGGGCGCCGCCGCCGCTATCCTGCGCGACCCCGGGCTCGGCGCGGGCGAAGCCTATATGCAAGGACGGCTGGTCGTGGAGCGCGGCGACGTGCGCGATCTCGTCAATCTGCTGACCTCCAACGACCCGTGGGAGGCGGGCGCGAACAAACTCGCCGCATCGGCATCGCGCCGCGCGGTCGAGGCGGTGACGCATCGCATCGGCCGGATCAACATGGCCAAGCGATCGAAGCGCAACGTCGCGCATCATTACGATCTGTCCGACCGGCTCTACGACCTGTTCCTCGATGCCGACCGGCAATATAGCTGCGCGTACTACACCGACCCCGCCAACACGCTGGAGCAGGCGCAGGCCGACAAGAAGGCGCATATCGCCGCCAAGCTCGCGCTGAAGCCCGGCATGAAAGTGCTCGATATCGGTTGCGGCTGGGGCGGCATGGCGCTGTATCTGCACGCCAAGACCGGTGCCGAGGTGCTCGGCGTGACGCTGTCCGAAGAACAGCTCAAGGTCGCACGCCGCCGCGCCGAAGAGGCGGGCGTCGCCGACAAGGTGCGCTTCGAACTGATCGACTATCGCCACGTGACCGGCACATTCGACCGGATTGTCTCGGTCGGCATGTTCGAACATGTCGGACCGGCGCATTACCGCACCTTCTTCCGCCAGTGCCGCGACCTGCTGACCGAAGACGGCGTGATGCTGCTCCACACGATCGGCCGCGCCGGCGGACCCGGCGTCACCGATCGGTGGACGACCAAGTACATCTTCCCCGGCGGCTACAACCCGGCACTTTCGGAGATCGTCGCGGCCAATGAGGGGCTGCGCTTCATGGTGACGGATGTCGAAGTGCTGCGGCTGCACTACGGTTACACGCTCGATGCGTGGTACGACCGCACCGTCGCGGCGCGCGACGCGATCGTCGCGTTGTACGACGCGCCGTTCTACCGGATGTGGCAGTTCTATCTGGCCGGCGCGAGCGCCGCGTTTCAATATGGCGGCCTCGTCAACTACCAGCTCCAGTTCGCGCGCAACCGCCACACGCTGCCGATCACGCGCGATTACATGATCGAGGGCGAACGCGCTTTACGCTGA